CGCGACGAGATGCTTGTGCGGAAGGACCGGCCGCGCGGGGAGCTGCCTCGCCGCATCCGTGAGGCGGTATCGGTACTGGCGACGGCTACCTTCGCGAAGCAAGTGGCCAAGGCAATGCCACCTGCACAGATCGGCCGCGACGGCACTGTGAAGCAGATGCTTCACGTTCGTCGCCTCAATCCTCCGAACGATCTCGGGAAGTGAGAGCTCCTCATCGCCGCTCGCGTCCTTGAGCGTCGCCCAGACGAGCTCCGCCACGAGCCCCGGCGACTCCATCATGATCTTCGGGTCATCCTTCCTGGCATAAAGGCACACGCCGTCCACGAGCTCCCGATCCAACTCGCCCCGTGAGTAACGCCGCCAAAGCGATACCTGGACGTTATTACGCGAAACGCCAGTCGCCTTAGCGCAGTCCATCGCCGTGAAGGAACCATTGTCACCCATCTTTTTGATGTAAGCGACAATACGCTTCTGGTAATCAGGGATCCGAATCTCGCCTTTTTTCGGCATTCTCTCCTCCTCCAAAACAATCCGGCAAATCTTCACCCATAGTAGCAAACGACTGCGCTTTTGTCAAATCACCAATGAGCATCTGCTCACAACTCTCGGTGCGTCCGTGTTCGTCATTGCGAGGATTATCCGAAGCAATCTTACATAAATATTTATAAAGATATTAAAGATATTAACGTAAGATTGCCACGTCGCCTGCTGGCTCCTCGCAATGACGTGGCTACTCGGGCTTGCGAGCAAATACGACGACAATACGCCGCAAACCACACGAAATCAATTTCGGCCGGTCGCCCAAGGCGACCGGCCGAAGTATTACCGAACGAACGTTACGTAGTGATTCCGGCGATGCGCTTGAACTCGCCGATGTGTCCGTAGAGCAATTCGTCGCACTTCTCCCAGATCCAGCGCGCATTCGGTGCGTCAAACGCCTGAAGGATCGCGCTTGCGCTGCATGCTTCAAGTGTAAACCCGTAGCTCTTCATGACCTCGAAGAACGTCACATCACACTCGGCGTCACGCCAGAAGAGCAGCACCTCATCCGGCGTCCACTGCTTGGTCCGCGGGACAAGCACGTCCATGATAGCCAAACGCACGGGGTCATCCATGGATTCGCGGAGGCAAGACCCAAGCTCTCCGTTGGTCATGGAAGCAAAGCGTGCGCTCGCTGCCTCCAGCCACGATGCGAGTATTGTGGCATCCTCCTCGACATCCTCGGGACATTGGTCAGCCACGTCCTCGAGCTCTCCGCCTCCGCCACTTTGTTCAGGCGAATATGTGAAGCAGATGCGCTCAAGAAGCTCGATGAGTTTTGGCGCGGGAAGCCGGCTGACCCTCCCTTTGAGCTCCCGCTCCAGCGCGGCCATTTCCTTGTCGTCCGTATACGCATACTCCATATAGAGCCACTCGAGCTCCGTATCGCTACATTCGCGAAGACGCGGACGAAGCGCATTCCACACCAGGGAACACTCGTTCCGAAGCTGTAGCGCGCCGACAAACACAGAAACGGAGTAGTCCTTCGGATCAAGCTCGCCGAGATTCAGGAGCACCCGAATCGCCATTTCCTTCAGCGGCACCATCGCGCTTCCTCCAACGTGAAAACAGACACTACGAGCAGTGTAGTATATGCGGCAGCCGAAATCTAGGACCGAAAAAGTTTCAGCCGCTGCGCGACAACTTGCTTCATCGCCTCCACTGAATATGAAAGTAATTTATACGGCGCAACTTCTTTCGGTTTTTCAGTAAATGCTTTTTCCAAGCCCTTTCTCCACGCTAAACGAATTTCGGTACTAATATGAATAATGGCGCAACCGCTTTTTGCGGCAGCGACGAACTCCGCGTCTTTTGAACCCGATCCGCCATGCAACACCAGCGGCACCCCAACCGCTTCCGCAATTTCACGGATACGATTAATATTAAGCGCCGGCTCCATTCCCGAAACAAGCATGCCGTGTACGTTCCCAACCGCGGGCGCAAACAAGTCCACGCCGGTTTCTTTCACGAACCGCAAAGCGTCCTCAGGTGTGGTCAAGTCTTCTTCGGAAATCTGAACGCCTTCAGGCAGTTTTTCAAGCAGCGCCGAAGATTGACCGATATATCCCAGCTCACCTTCAACGATAATGTCCGGATTTATTTTTTTCGCCAGCTCCACCGCCGCCCGCGTTTGCGCAATGTTTTCCTCAAGCGATAATTTTGCTCCATCAAAAATAATGGAATCGTAGCCCAAGAGCGCCGCGTCACGCACTTTATCCAACGAATAGGTATGGTCGGCATTCAAAAAAATCGGGTGGCCAAGCTCCTCGCGCATGTTGCGCACCAAGGACACCGCGTTTTCCGCGCCGATAAACTCCCGCTCGCCCTCTGAAGTCCCGATAATAACCGGCACTTTTTCACCGAGCTCTCTTGAAACCTCAACCGCCGCCTCAACAACGGCTTTAAGCCCCGCGATGTCGGAAATATTAAAATGCCCGAGCGCAATCTTGCGCTTTACCGCGTCGGCGATTATTTCACGTAATGTTTCCATAAGAAAAAACTTCGTTAGCTTGTTGGTTGGGCTGTCCATTCTAATGAAGCTAATAACCTAACGAAGCTAAAAGCTAAACCCCAAACCACCCTTGTATTATATACCTCTGACTCCAATCTTCTAACTCCACTTCGCTAAAGTAACTGATAAAAATCTTATTCCACAGCGCCTCCTGCTGATGATACAGATACTTGATAAGCTCTTTTTCTTTCACCAGCGCCATAACGGTGTCAACAATGTTGAAACTCACGAGCACCGGCACGCCGGTTTCGGTCGGGAAAAAATCCCCCGCCCAGCCCAAACCACCCCAGAAATCCAGCCCATCACGGAACCCGCGCACGACATGTTCAATATTCAGAATGTCCTGCTCTGCTTTCGCCCAATGCAACGCCTCGGGATTGATGTGCGGCTCAAACAAGCGCCAATCATTTTCATCGTCTTTTCCGAGATACCGCTGGACAATCAACCAGCGCGGGCGCGAAGCCTCCATCGCGAACGAAGGCAACCGCCGCGCGACAACATCGCCGCGTAAGGCGGAAATCAAATGCGCAGCAAACTTTTCCTCACTTTTTTTCATGAACCCGTTAAACAGCGTCGCGTAATACGCAACCTCATGCAGATAATGGTTCAGCAAACTCACGAGACGCAGCGTTTCGCCCGAAATACCCAAAAAAATCGGAATAACAAAGATGACCCCTAGCTCTTTCAAGTGGCTGACATTGTGATACTTTTTCGCGACAAACTTTTCCGCCACGGAGGCCCATTTCGCCTGCAGTGCCTGCAAGTGAATTTTTCGCCACTCAAAATCCTTTGGTGTGAGCTGCTCATACTGCTTGAAAAAAATGGTATTGAGCCACTCCGGGTCTTCCAAAAAGCGCAGGGCGCTATACACCTCGCGAATGTCTTCCTTCGCGAGCATCTCGTCCACACCCGCGTATCCCAGCGCTTCCAGCACCTTTTTCGGCGGCTCGGCCTTCAGGAGTTCCGCGGCTTTGGTCAGTTTCAAAAAATATCCCTCGCCCGGAGGCGTGACGCTCACGACAAAATCGCAGATCTTTTGCGCCGTCGTCGCCAGCCGCAATGAAAAAACTCCGCAAACCTCAAAAATCTTAAGGTCATCGGCTTCGATTTTTGACCGCAGTGCGTCAAAAATTTCAATTGCCTTTATATCTTTTATATTTTTATCTCCGAACCCAAGCCGATGCAAACGATCGCGCACCAACGCGTCATTTTCTTCCATAATGCGCGCCATCACTCCAACCTTACCCGTCGCGCGTTCCATTGACGCCTCGAGATCAACAACAAGCTGCTTGCTAACACGCAATATTCGAGCAATTTTTCCTTGGGGAGTATCCATACAGTAAAATCCTAATTTCAAAACCCTAAATCCTAAACAATACTAAAGTTCAAATAGCAAATGCTCAAAAGGGATTTTGAATTTTTAATTTTTTAATTTGTTTAGAATTTAGATATTAGGATTTAGAATTTGAACCAAAGCATTATAAACTCTGCACCGTAACGTCCAAATTCTTCCATCTTGGCGACTCATCAAATTTCGCCTTGGTTAATATCCCCTCCTTCGCGCCGATATATTCCACAACCGAAGTCGCATTCGCGCTTCCTAATCGGATTGCGAACTTAATTTCCTCTTCGCTAAATATAATTTTTTTGCTTTCTTGCTTTTGTGCTTTTATGCTTTCACTCCGCAAAAGCGCCGCCGCAAACCCGCTCCCGAATGCGTCTCCCGCTCCAGTGCGGTCAACAAGTTTTTGCTCCGCAAAAATACCGGACTTATACAAACTCTTTCCGTCGGAAACCGTTACGCCATGTTGGCCATCGGTCATCACTGCAATACCCGGAACCAGTTCATCTAACTTCCGGAAAATATTTTTCTCATCGTCAAACGCAACGCCGGTCAATGTCGCGGCTTCTTCACGATTCACGACAACCACATCCAGCTTTTCCAAAATCGGCCGCATCGCCGCAATGCCAAGCTTTACATAATACCCCGAGGGATTCATAGCAAGAAAGGCGCCTTGACCATGAAAATGATCAACGAGGCGCTGCATCCGTTCAACCGGTATCGCCCCGGGCGCGATATACACGGCTTTCGCATGCAACTTCGGCAACGCCACGCGGCCCAGATAATCCGCCGCGCCACGATAAACTAAAATCGTCCGCTCGCCGGTTTCCGAAAGCAAAATAGTGGAGTAGGCGGTATGCAGATCTTTAATATACGAGACAATCGGCTTCACGCCTTCTTTTTTTAAATCCGTAAGTACATCTTTGCTCGTTTCATCCTTGCCTAGCGTGATGATTGCCGCAGTAGAAAATCCCTGACGAGCAAATGTTACCGCGCTGTTTGCCGAACCTCCGCCAGTCGTGAACACCGGCTTCCCGATTTCAATTTTTTTCCCCAATGCAAAGCACTCCGCCTCACCCGATGGAAATCCGGTGGCAGAAGTGAAATGCTCATCCTTCACCGCTTTAAACGCCGGGCTTTGCAAAAATACATCGCGCGTCGCCGTGCCGATGGTTATGACGTCAAACATATTTCAAGTATAACAGAAATTTCCGCGCGGGCGGATCATCTCTTTCGCTTTATCGCCCGCTTCGCTGCCGCAACAATGTCCTTCACTCCCATCCCATATTTTTCAATAAGCTCGCTCGGCTGTCCGGATTCGCCA
This region of bacterium genomic DNA includes:
- a CDS encoding class II fructose-bisphosphate aldolase, translating into METLREIIADAVKRKIALGHFNISDIAGLKAVVEAAVEVSRELGEKVPVIIGTSEGEREFIGAENAVSLVRNMREELGHPIFLNADHTYSLDKVRDAALLGYDSIIFDGAKLSLEENIAQTRAAVELAKKINPDIIVEGELGYIGQSSALLEKLPEGVQISEEDLTTPEDALRFVKETGVDLFAPAVGNVHGMLVSGMEPALNINRIREIAEAVGVPLVLHGGSGSKDAEFVAAAKSGCAIIHISTEIRLAWRKGLEKAFTEKPKEVAPYKLLSYSVEAMKQVVAQRLKLFRS
- a CDS encoding carbohydrate kinase family protein, which produces MFDVITIGTATRDVFLQSPAFKAVKDEHFTSATGFPSGEAECFALGKKIEIGKPVFTTGGGSANSAVTFARQGFSTAAIITLGKDETSKDVLTDLKKEGVKPIVSYIKDLHTAYSTILLSETGERTILVYRGAADYLGRVALPKLHAKAVYIAPGAIPVERMQRLVDHFHGQGAFLAMNPSGYYVKLGIAAMRPILEKLDVVVVNREEAATLTGVAFDDEKNIFRKLDELVPGIAVMTDGQHGVTVSDGKSLYKSGIFAEQKLVDRTGAGDAFGSGFAAALLRSESIKAQKQESKKIIFSEEEIKFAIRLGSANATSVVEYIGAKEGILTKAKFDESPRWKNLDVTVQSL